The Equus quagga isolate Etosha38 chromosome 10, UCLA_HA_Equagga_1.0, whole genome shotgun sequence genome includes a region encoding these proteins:
- the LOC124245715 gene encoding cytochrome c oxidase subunit 7B, mitochondrial, whose product MFPLAKNALSRLPVRGIQQTVARQSHHKRTPDFHDKYGNAVLASGATFCIAVWAYTATQIGIEWNLSPVGRVTPKEWRDQ is encoded by the exons ATGTTTCCCTTGGCCAAAAACGCACTAAGTCGTCTCCCAG ttcgAGGAATTCAGCAAACAGTGGCAAGGCAGAGCCACCACAAACGGACACCTGATTTCCATGACAAATATGGTAATGCGGTATTAGCTAGTGGAGCCACTTTTTGTATTGCTGTATGGGCATAT ACAGCAACACAAATTGGAATAGAATGGAACCTGTCCCCTGTTGGGAGAGTCACCCCAAAGGAATGGAGAGACCAGTAA